AGTCGACATGAGGACGGACCATTACGAATCTTGAGGCTCGCCAACCACCGACGTTGGCGTTCAAAAAAAACGTAGGTCGGTTTGCAGTCGCTCGCAAACGATCCAAATTGAAACGGAGGACTCGGCGAGAAACGGATCCTCACAACCGGCAATACCGTTGGGACCGTTTAACAAACGTCGTCGAGATAAAACTTGCGAGTCTCGCCTGCTTGATTGGCTTGCCACAGCATTTTCGAATCGACGTCCAGACAGCTGAGCCACCCGTTGTCGTACACCCGAGTATCGATGCAAATCGCATTTTCGGTTCGAATGGGCAGTCCCGATTTCTGTGAGGTATGACCGCAGACCACGATTTTTCCCGAAACGTGCCGCGGGTGGAAACTAAACTTTTCCCAATACAGCACGTAATCGTCCGCCGCGCTCATCGGCACATCGGCGTCATAGCTGGCGTGCACAAAGATGTATTGCTCGGTTTCATAGTAAGGCAGCACGCGATCGCTAATAAAATGCCAGTGGGATCGTGGCACCAGATTCATCGTGTCGGCGTTCACTTTGTTGTCGATCGTGTACGAGCAAAGTGCCTCGTAGCCGCCGAAATTTAACCAACGTTGGAAGTGGTCTTTTTTCAGACGCGCTTGCGCCATCATCAGATCGTGGTTGCCTCGCAATGGATTGAGTTTGTGGGTTTTGTCTTTGCTGACCAACCAATCCAGCACGCGGCGTGAATCGGGACCGCGGTCGACGTAGTCCCCCAGAGTGACAAGGGTGTCGTCAGGTGTGATTTCG
The nucleotide sequence above comes from Novipirellula caenicola. Encoded proteins:
- a CDS encoding metallophosphoesterase family protein, which encodes MPRLLAIGDIHGCYKALVTLETFVEITPDDTLVTLGDYVDRGPDSRRVLDWLVSKDKTHKLNPLRGNHDLMMAQARLKKDHFQRWLNFGGYEALCSYTIDNKVNADTMNLVPRSHWHFISDRVLPYYETEQYIFVHASYDADVPMSAADDYVLYWEKFSFHPRHVSGKIVVCGHTSQKSGLPIRTENAICIDTRVYDNGWLSCLDVDSKMLWQANQAGETRKFYLDDVC